A window of the Citrus sinensis cultivar Valencia sweet orange chromosome 9, DVS_A1.0, whole genome shotgun sequence genome harbors these coding sequences:
- the LOC112497973 gene encoding receptor-like protein EIX1 yields the protein MSVGVALLFLHFLVISTINNNINFCNGSSYAAAGCIESEREALLSFKQDLEDPSNRLASWNNIGVGDCCKWYGVVCDNITGHVLELRLRNPSRDDGSPAEYEAYERSKIVGKINPSLLGLKHLIHLDLSYNDFQGIQIPRFLGSLENLMYLNISRAGFVGIIPHQIGNLSNLQFLDLRPNYLGGLYVEDFGWVSHLSLLKHLDLSGVDLSKTSDGPLITNSLHSLETLRFSGCLLHHISPLSFANFSSLVTLDISDNQFADSSIVNQVLGLVNLVFLDLSTNNFQGAVPDAIQNSTSLQHLDLSRNHFSSSVPDWFNKFIDLEYLSLSYNELQGSIPGSLGNLTSIKSLDLSFNRLESKIPRAFKRLRHLRSVNLSGNKLSQEISQVLDMFSACASNVLESLDLSNNTLFGLLTNQIGNFKNLDSLDLSFNNISGHIPLSLGQLSSLRYLDVSTNNLNGTLSENHFANLTKLVGFDASGNSLVLKVVSPSWTPPFQLQAIGLSSCFIGPQFPQWLLSQNHLIYLDLSNSSISDTIPDRLVKSLSQINYLNLSYNQIFGQIPDLNDAAQLETLDFSSNSLSGPLPLIPSSLTTLDLSSNFLSGTLSRFLCNEMNNSMRLQVLNLGNNTLSGEIPDCWMNWSFLFFLHLGENDFTGNLPTSLGTLSSLQILHLRGNRFSGKIPVSLQNCTELRLFDISENEFVGNIPTWIGERLSGIILLSLRANQFHGFFPPELCGLASLKILDLSSNNLTGVIPRCINNLAGMAKEVLEVDKFFEDALIVYKKKVVKYPIGYPYYLKVLDLSANYFSGEIPSQVTNLVGLQTLKLSHNFFSGRIPVNMGAMKSVEALDFSSNRLQGEIPKNMVNLEFLEIFNISYNNLSGEVPPAQGQFATFDSDSYIGNEYLCGLPLRKLCAGNVSTPVYERGSGGKHELSWLNVSLLLGVILLIFGV from the coding sequence ATGAGTGTCGGTGTTGCCCTTCTATTCCTCCATTTTCTGGTGATAtcaaccattaataataacataaactTCTGCAATGGAAGCTCATATGCTGCAGCAGGTTGCATTGAGAGTGAGAGGGAAGCACTTCTGAGCTTCAAGCAAGATCTGGAAGATCCTTCGAACCGGCTTGCCTCTTGGAATAATATTGGCGTTGGAGATTGTTGCAAATGGTATGGTGTTGTGTGTGACAACATCACAGGCCATGTCCTTGAGCTCCGCCTCAGAAATCCTTCCAGAGATGACGGATCACCTGCTGAATATGAAGCTTATGAGAGGTCAAAAATTGTTGGTAAGATAAACCCGTCTTTGCTCGGTTTAAAGCATTTGATTCACTTGGACTTGAGCTACAACGATTTTCAAGGGATCCAAATTCCTCGATTTCTTGGTTCTTTGGAGAATTTAATGTACTTGAACATTTCTAGAGCTGGATTTGTTGGAATTATTCCACACCAAATTGGTAATCTTTCCAATCTCCAATTTCTTGACCTTCGTCCTAATTACTTGGGTGGATTATACGTTGAGGATTTTGGTTGGGTATCTCATCTTTCTTTGTTGAAGCACCTTGATTTGAGTGGTGTGGATCTTAGCAAGACATCTGATGGACCACTGATCACAAATTCACTCCATTCTTTGGAAACGTTGCGTTTCTCAGGTTGTCTACTGCATCACATTTCTCCACTCTCTTTTGCCAATTTCTCTTCTCTTGTTACTCTTGATATTTCTGATAATCAATTCGCCGACTCTTCGATTGTTAATCAAGTTCTTGGCCTTGTTAATTTGGTTTTTCTGGATCTGAGCACTAATAATTTCCAAGGTGCAGTACCTGATGCAATTCAAAACTCCACTTCTCTCCAACATCTTGATTTATCTCGAAACCACTTCAGCTCCTCTGTGCCTGACTGGTTCAACAAGTTCATTGATCTTGAGTACCTGTCTCTCAGCTACAATGAGTTGCAAGGTTCCATCCCAGGTTCTCTAGGGAACCTAACCTCCATAAAAAGCCTTGATCTGTCATTCAATAGACTTGAAAGCAAAATTCCAAGAGCATTCAAAAGACTTCGTCACTTAAGGTCTGTCAACCTGTCAGGTAACAAATTGAGTCAGGAGATATCTCAAGTCTTAGATATGTTCTCAGCATGTGCTTCAAATGTACTAGAGTCATTGGATTTGAGTAACAATACGCTTTTTGGTCTTTTGACTAATCAAATTGggaactttaaaaatttggattCTCTGGACTTAAGTTTCAACAACATATCTGGTCATATTCCATTATCTCTAGGGCAACTTTCATCTCTAAGATACCTAGATGTTTCTACAAACAATTTGAATGGAACTCTTTCCGAAAATCATTTTGCAAATCTCACAAAACTTGTGGGTTTTGATGCATCCGGGAACTCCTTAGTGTTGAAAGTCGTCAGTCCTAGTTGGACCCCTCCATTTCAACTTCAAGCAATAGGATTGAGCTCTTGTTTTATTGGGCCTCAGTTTCCGCAGTGGCTTCTTtcacaaaatcatttaatttatctagACTTGTCCAACTCAAGCATTTCAGATACCATCCCTGATAGGCTAGTaaaatctctctctcaaatAAATTACTTGAATCTTTCTTATAACCAAATCTTCGGACAGATTCCAGATTTAAATGATGCTGCCCAGCTTGAAACACTTGATTTTAGTTCCAATAGCCTGTCCGGTCCTTTGCCTCTCATACCTTCCAGTTTAACTACACTTGACCTCTCCAGCAATTTCTTGTCAGGAACCCTTTCCAGGTTTTTATGCAATGAGATGAATAACTCAATGAGATTGCAAGTTCTCAACCTGGGGAACAATACTTTGTCCGGAGAAATACCTGATTGTTGGATGAATTGGTCATTCTTGTTCTTCCTCCATTTAGGTGAAAATGATTTCACCGGCAACCTTCCAACGTCGCTGGGAACTTTAAGCTCCCTTCAGATACTGCACCTTCGCGGTAACAGGTTCTCTGGAAAAATACCAGTGTCACTTCAAAACTGTACCGAGTTAAGATTATTTGACATTAGCGAAAATGAGTTTGTGGGAAACATTCCAACATGGATTGGAGAGAGATTATCAGGAATAATACTTCTGTCACTTAGGGCAAACCAGTTTCATGGCTTTTTTCCGCCGGAACTCTGTGGTTTAGCTTCTCTAAAAATTTTAGACCTTTCTTCTAACAATCTTACCGGTGTTATTCCAAGATGTATCAATAACTTAGCAGGTATGGCCAAGGAAGTTCTTGAAGTAGACAAATTTTTTGAAGATGCACTAATTGTGTACAAAAAGAAAGTGGTCAAATACCCTATAGGCTATCCATATTATCTTAAAGTTTTAGACCTTTCAGCCAATTATTTTTCAGGAGAGATTCCATCCCAAGTGACGAATCTTGTAGGGCTACAGACATTGAAATTGTCACATAACTTCTTCAGTGGAAGAATTCCAGTGAATATGGGTGCTATGAAGTCAGTAGAGGCTCTTGATTTCTCTTCTAACCGGCTCCAGGGTGAAATCCCCAAGAATATGGTAAATTTGGAGTTTTTAGAAATCTTCAACATATCGTATAACAACTTGAGCGGGGAAGTTCCTCCTGCCCAAGGTCAATTTGCTACCTTTGATTCAGACTCTTATATCGGCAACGAATATCTGTGTGGACTTCCACTTCGAAAATTGTGTGCGGGGAATGTTTCAACACCTGTATACGAACGTGGATCAGGAGGAAAACATGAACTGAGCTGGCTTAATGTCAGCTTGTTACTAGGAGTTATATTGCTGATTTTTGGAGTGTAA
- the LOC102622834 gene encoding receptor-like protein EIX2, whose product MKLNHSTMSEVAALLFLKLLLAIATINISFCNGSSYVACMGSEKEALLRFKQDLIDPSNRLASWIGDEEDCCTWAGVVCDNFTGHVRMLQLRNNPSQISMLGGKISPSLLNLKHLVYLDLSFNDFGGIQIPPFLGSMVNLSYLDLSSAGFLGMIPHQLANLSNLQYLDLSQKYLGLYAENLRWLSGLSSLEHLDLSNVDLSRASDWLLVMNTLPSLVLLRLSGCRLSYFPPLSVANFSSLATLDLSNNQFQSSLEPNWIFGLHNLVSLDLRNNSFGGQIPDGVQNLTSLRHLYLSNNHFNSSVPKWFHRFSLLEQVSLNSNSLEGKVSGALGNLTSINRLYLSNNRLEGKIPRSLGRLCNLKSISLSGVNLSQEMSEIFDIFSGCVSDGLEILVLRNCRIFGPLTDKLGQFRNLDTLDLSDNFISGHVPLSLGELSTLRVVDLSLNRLNGTLTQIHFSNLTRLLDFKASGNSLTFNVSLDWFPPFQLEVLGLQSCELGNQFPPWLHSQKHLTFLDISNTGIVGTIPTWVWKNLSQINYLNLSHNYIHGEIPNLTDVSQLESLDLSFNNLSGPLPLVSFSVYALDLSSNSLSGSISHFLCDGINQLKGMRILKLGENHFSGEIPDCWMNWQDLLVLNLANNNFTGNIPISLGMLSSLQSLNLRKNSLSGQIPVSFQNCTKLVMLDIGENQFVGNVPTWIGIRFSSLMILNLRSNKFRGVLPNQLCGLTSLHVLDLADNHLSGSIPKCISNISSMVTANFSIGTDIQYPSVSTGKYIEDALLVLKGKAVEYNTILKLIRLIDLSKNKFSGEIPSEIMNLRALVSLDLSCNSFTGRIPKSIGALESILSIDFSANQLYGEIPQSISSLTFLSHLNLSNNKLSGKIPLSTQLQSFDPSSFAGNRLCGSPLPNNCFVAAPAPQNESEDDIDGNDDGDEDEVNWFYVSLALGFVVGFWLVMGPLLVSRKWRYRYYHFLDRLGNKIFWVVRKCW is encoded by the coding sequence atgaaattaaaccATTCAACCATGAGTGAAGTTGCTGCCCTGCTTTTTCTCAAGTTATTACTTGCCATAGCAACCATCAATATTAGCTTCTGCAATGGAAGCTCTTATGTGGCTTGCATGGGGAGTGAGAAAGAGGCACTTTTAAGGTTCAAGCAAGATCTCATAGATCCTTCGAACCGGCTTGCCAGTTGGATTGGTGATGAAGAAGATTGCTGCACATGGGCTGGTGTTGTCTGTGACAACTTCACAGGCCATGTCCGTATGCTTCAACTCAGAAATAATCCTTCCCAGATATCAATGTTGGGTGGTAAGATAAGTCCCTCTTTGCTTAATTTAAAGCATTTGGTTTACTTGGACTTAAGCTTTAATGACTTCGGAGGAATTCAGATTCCTCCATTTCTTGGTTCCATGGTGAATTTAAGCTACCTTGATCTTTCAAGTGCTGGATTTTTGGGAATGATTCCTCACCAACTTGCAAATCTCTCTAATCTACAGTATCTTGACCTCAGTCAGAAATACTTGGGTTTATACGCTGAGAATTTAAGGTGGCTATCCGGTCTTTCTTCATTGGAGCACCTTGACTTAAGCAATGTAGACCTCAGCAGAGCTTCTGACTGGTTGCTTGTTATGAACACACTCCCTTCCTTAGTCTTGCTGCGGCTCTCAGGTTGTCGTCTCTCTTACTTTCCTCCTCTGTCCGTTGCAAATTTTTCATCTCTTGCCACACTTGATCTCTCCAATAACCAATTTCAAAGCTCTTTAGAACCCAATTGGATTTTCGGTCTTCATAATTTAGTCTCTCTTGATCTTAGAAATAACAGTTTCGGCGGTCAAATTCCTGATGGAGTTCAGAACTTGACTTCCCTTAGACACCTTTATTTGTCCAACAACCATTTTAATTCTTCCGTTCCCAAATGGTTCCATAGGTTTAGCCTTCTTGAGCAAGTTTCTCTTAACTCCAATAGCTTGGAAGGTAAGGTTTCGGGTGCATTGGGAAATCTTACTTCTATCAATAGGCTTTATCTCTCAAACAATAGGCTTGAAGGGAAAATTCCAAGATCTTTGGGAAGACTTTGCAATTTGAAGTCAATATCTTTGTCAGGAGTCAACTTGAGTCAGGAGATGTCTGAAATCTTTGATATTTTCTCAGGATGTGTTTCTGATGGGCTTGAGATTTTGGTTTTGCGAAATTGCCGCATTTTTGGTCCTTTGACTGATAAACTTGGGCAATTTAGAAATCTAGACACTCTTGATCTAAGTGACAATTTCATTTCTGGGCACGTTCCATTGTCTTTAGGTGAACTTTCAACATTGAGAGTTGTAGATCTTTCCTTGAACAGATTAAATGGAACCCTTactcaaattcatttttctaatCTCACGAGGTTGCTGGACTTCAAAGCGTCTGGTAACTCATTAACCTTCAATGTCAGTCTTGATTGGTTTCCCCCTTTTCAACTTGAAGTGTTGGGTTTGCAATCTTGCGAGTTAGGCAATCAATTTCCCCCATGGCTTCATTCACAAAAGCATTTAACTTTTCTAGATATTTCCAATACAGGAATTGTAGGTACAATTCCTACTTGGGTTTGGAAAAATCTCTCCCAGATTAATTATCTAAATCTCTCTCACAATTATATCCACGGGGAGATCCCAAATCTAACTGATGTGAGTCAACTTGAGTCACTTGACTTgagtttcaacaatttatcCGGTCCCTTACCTCTTGTTTCATTCAGTGTGTATGCTCTTGACCTTTCAAGCAATTCCCTGTCAGGATCCATTTCTCATTTCTTGTGTGATGGGATCAATCAATTGAAGGGAATGCGAATTCTCAAACTAggtgaaaatcatttttctggGGAAATACCTGATTGTTGGATGAATTGGCAAGATTTGTTGGTCTTGAATTTAgccaacaataattttacCGGTAATATTCCAATCTCTCTGGGAATGTTAAGTTCCCTTCAATCATTAAACCTTCGGAAAAATTCTCTCTCCGGACAAATACCAGTGTCATTTCAGAATTGCACAAAGCTGGTAATGCTTGACATTGGCGAAAATCAGTTTGTAGGAAATGTTCCAACATGGATTGGAATAAGATTTTCAAGCTTAATGATCCTCAACCTTCGTTCAAATAAGTTTCGTGGTGTTTTACCAAACCAACTCTGTGGTCTAACTTCTTTGCATGTCTTAGACCTTGCTGATAACCATCTTTCTGGGAGCATACCAAAATGCATCAGTAACATTAGTTCCATGGTGACAGCCAATTTTTCAATAGGCACTGATATACAATATCCAAGTGTTTCCACAGGAAAGTATATTGAGGATGCATTACTTGTGCTGAAAGGAAAAGCAGTTGAATATAACACAATTCTTAAGTTGATAAGACTTATAGACCTCTCCAAAAATAAGTTTTCAGGAGAGATTCCTTCAGAAATAATGAATCTCAGAGCATTGGTGTCATTGGATTTGTCTTGCAACTCTTTCACCGGAAGAATTCCTAAGAGCATCGGTGCTTTGGAATCAATATTGTCTATTGATTTCTCTGCAAATCAACTTTATGGTGAAATCCCCCAGAGTATTTCAAGTTTGACATTTTTGAGTCATTTGAACTTGTCTAATAACAAATTGAGTGGGAAAATTCCTTTAAGCACACAGCTTCAAAGTTTTGATCCCTCATCTTTTGCTGGAAATCGACTCTGTGGTTCTCCACTTCCTAACAACTGTTTTGTGGCTGCTCCAGCACCACAAAATGAAAGTGAAGATGATATTGATGGaaatgatgatggtgatgaagatgaagtgaATTGGTTCTATGTAAGCTTGGCATTGGGATTTGTAGTTGGCTTCTGGTTGGTGATGGGTCCTTTACTTGTCAGTAGAAAATGGAGGTATAGGTATTATCATTTCCTTGATAGACTTGGCAACAAAATTTTCTGGGTTGTGAGAAAATGTTGGTAG
- the LOC107176531 gene encoding uncharacterized protein LOC107176531 yields the protein MEELEEEHGFEVREEFMIAPNGAAKPSKRLARFLKPCVNSVKGQVFEFPSDFLSSLPPTFEPKTWRLNVNFHGWRSPQKNWGAWVEKMAPLHEYTWKKAGIYDAILNSTYEIRRNYDLIVGLAEKWCPETKSFIFCWGEATITLEDMMIAGYSVSGSPVFSPLETDELLETEEKLNQARTELTRTAARKAHQGAWLKKFMDSGSEIEHEAFLVLWLSRFVLPSSSRVNRVISRNVFPIAVHLAKGTRIALAPAVLASIYIDLNLFKENIASLSVVDKWKDKDSKLEVTTWSPFQLLQIWAWERFTDLRPKPNLIKNGEPRFARWHKLMINVENVRTVLDSAQGSFDWHPYTKPLNNWKLPTFYVEKEISVSADGDLSEELQSFARCMYVSELVGLEKDCIEQYLPHRVAMQFGMDQDLPACVARANDSPELAWSYYCKPITYTNLCIPSRHYEAGVTTQYLKWWKQSLSHLQGASNGALPDKRKCWSSKIIPKRPKGMIEGSSIGSTKAHMKLKGKSKGDAVPTSPHFSVKSLERSPETSKMNINDADSSAPLGCPVKKDKKLLEFSKEKKRVSGGSASAELHSKRLSLSLEVKKEANDAPVPPGFPPKSNLLAASDSTSEDNLTIGELLRSRKKHDGFWNEEVSSAESWPSQSDTLSSTAVCEVRVFEPQLQTELVEKSRWNEPSETSIEDSTEIQLVNSAHDLVRMQGGDRDGNINDNEISERPELHLEEWVSRLERIVAKLKAKRFGHTGQL from the coding sequence ATGGAGGAATTAGAAGAAGAGCATGGTTTTGAAGTGAGAGAGGAGTTCATGATTGCACCAAATGGTGCTGCAAAGCCTTCAAAGAGACTTGCCCGTTTTCTCAAACCTTGTGTAAACTCCGTTAAAGGGCAAGTTTTTGAGTTTCCTTCAGATTTTTTGTCCTCCTTACCACCCACGTTTGAACCGAAAACATGGcgtttaaatgtaaattttcacGGATGGAGGTCACCGCAAAAGAATTGGGGAGCATGGGTTGAAAAGATGGCTCCTTTGCATGAATATACATGGAAGAAAGCTGGTATATATGatgcaattttaaattcaacgTATGAAATTCggagaaattatgatttgATTGTTGGGCTTGCTGAGAAATGGTGTCCTGAGACtaaaagtttcattttttgttgggGTGAAGCTACAATTACTTTAGAAGATATGATGATTGCAGGGTACTCTGTTTCGGGTTCCCCTGTTTTTAGCCCTCTTGAAACAGATGAGTTATTGGAAACAGAAGAGAAGTTGAATCAGGCAAGAACGGAACTTACTAGAACTGCAGCTAGGAAGGCACACCAAGGAGCGTGGTTGAAGAAGTTCATGGACAGTGGAAGTGAAATCGAACATGAAGCTTTTCTTGTCTTGTGGCTGTCAAGGTTTGTTCTTCCAAGCTCCTCTAGGGTAAACCGTGTAATTAGCAGAAATGTGTTTCCTATTGCTGTACATTTAGCGAAAGGCACTAGAATTGCACTTGCTCCAGCTGTTCTTGCTAGCATTtatattgatttgaatttgtttaaagaaaatattgctTCTTTAAGCGTGGTAGACAAGTGGAAGGACAAAGACAGTAAGTTAGAAGTTACTACATGGTCTCCGTTCCAGTTGCTCCAAATTTGGGCATGGGAGAGGTTTACTGATTTGAGACCAAAGcctaatttgattaaaaatggTGAGCCAAGATTTGCTCGGTGGCACAAATTAATGATCAATGTTGAGAATGTGAGGACAGTTCTGGATTCAGCCCAAGGGAGTTTTGATTGGCATCCCTACACAAAGCCTCTAAACAACTGGAAACTGCCTACGTTTTATGTAGAAAAGGAAATAAGTGTATCAGCTGATGGTGACTTGTCTGAAGAATTACAATCATTTGCTAGATGCATGTATGTCTCGGAGCTAGTTGGGCTTGAGAAGGACTGCATAGAGCAGTACCTTCCACATAGAGTAGCAATGCAATTTGGGATGGACCAAGACCTCCCAGCTTGTGTGGCTCGAGCAAATGACAGTCCTGAACTAGCATGGAGTTATTACTGTAAGCCTATCACTTACACAAATTTGTGCATACCGTCTAGGCATTATGAGGCAGGTGTTACCACCCAATACTTGAAGTGGTGGAAGCAATCACTGTCACATTTGCAAGGTGCAAGCAATGGTGCTTTGCCAGATAAAAGAAAGTGCTGGAGTTCTAAGATAATTCCAAAGAGACCAAAAGGAATGATAGAGGGTAGTTCCATTGGTTCTACAAAGGCCCATATGAAATTGAAGGGAAAGAGTAAAGGGGATGCTGTCCCTACTAGCCCTCATTTTTCTGTGAAGAGCTTGGAAAGATCACCAGAGACATCAAAAATGAATATCAATGATGCTGATTCCTCTGCTCCTCTGGGGTGTCCTgtgaagaaagataaaaaattacttgagttttcaaaagaaaagaaaagggttAGTGGTGGATCTGCCTCTGCCGAGTTACATTCAAAAAGGCTATCACTGAGTCTAGAAGTGAAGAAGGAAGCTAATGACGCACCTGTTCCTCCTGGCTTTCCTCCCAAATCTAATTTGTTGGCGGCAAGTGATTCCACTAGTGAAGATAATCTGACCATTGGAGAACTTCTCAGGTCTAGGAAGAAGCATGATGGTTTCTGGAATGAAGAGGTCAGTAGTGCTGAAAGTTGGCCTAGTCAATCTGACACTCTTTCTTCGACTGCCGTGTGTGAAGTTAGAGTTTTTGAACCACAGTTGCAGACAGAATTGGTGGAAAAGAGTAGATGGAATGAACCATCAGAAACATCTATTGAAGATTCAACTGAGATTCAATTGGTTAATTCAGCTCATGATTTGGTGAGGATGCAGGGTGGTGATAGAGATGGCAACATTAATGACAATGAGATAAGTGAGAGACCTGAATTGCATCTCGAAGAGTGGGTTAGTAGGCTTGAGAGGATCGTTGCAAAGCTAAAAGCCAAAAGATTTGGACATACAGGCCAGCTTTAG
- the LOC112497972 gene encoding uncharacterized protein LOC112497972, with translation MDLSTDIGFEIREELMVSPSDCAKPTKRLAHFLKPSTNSIEGKLFELPSHSLSSVPAAFEPKKWPLVVKFPGWNSPQKKWVTWVRKMAALHESTWKKAGIHEAILSSTYEIKRNTDLVLGLAEKWCSETNSFIFPWGEATVTLEDVMVSGYSVLGSPVFSPLETDELKAVEEKLSQVEKEYIRSASRRAEHYAWMNKFMDSGSDIEHEAFLVLWLSRFVFPRSYCLIVKSVFPIAVHLARGTRIALAPAILASLYRDLSLLKEKIVALTKLVGCEDEYSALKMIIRSPFQFVQVWAWERFVKLRPNPNLIKNGEPRFALWHKLMIRVENVRTVFDLSQECFDWRPYAKTLNNWKLPVFYGEKEMRVSLDTHLSQELQSFARCLRFSELVGIDCIEQYLPHRVAMQFGMDQDLPAFVPRANDSPYIGWCVYNKPISYADLYVPSRLYEAGVTTQYLESWKQSLLGLQGENDDALPQKRILTSSETAQKRSKKLKQTKKRKFVARTKITPRRLDGTNDLDNSLETSNQKRRSTNATKRAKKSVYTTEDKKEDSDAYASSEFPLKMLPLKLILMKEADNSPVPPGFPPKSNLVRSRDSAKENNLAITESMVSSKKQNDFQNMKISNGENSSSQSQTFPSLIADKEAVKITEPAEKVMQNEPANGGSENVREDLTESGEMFLPRDMSKNECSNGEGKNFVSMVPDELEAWVGRLERIVAELKAARFGHKMPV, from the coding sequence ATGGATTTATCAACCGACATTGGTTTTGAAATTAGAGAGGAGCTCATGGTTTCACCAAGTGATTGTGCCAAGCCTACAAAGAGACTAGCCCATTTTCTCAAACCTTCGACAAACTCCATTGAAGGGAAACTTTTTGAGCTCCCTTCACACTCTCTTTCCTCTGTGCCCGCCGCCTTTGAGCCCAAAAAATGGCCTTTGGTTGTGAAATTTCCCGGATGGAATTCACCTCAAAAAAAGTGGGTAACATGGGTTAGAAAGATGGCTGCTTTGCATGAATCCACATGGAAGAAAGCCGGCATACATGAAGCAATTTTGAGTTCAACGTACGAAATCAAGAGAAACACTGATCTGGTTCTTGGCCTTGCGGAGAAATGGTGTTCCGAGACTAACAGTTTCATTTTTCCTTGGGGTGAGGCAACTGTTACATTGGAAGATGTGATGGTTTCAGGGTACTCTGTTTTGGGTTCCCCTGTTTTTAGCCCACTTGAAACAGACGAGCTGAAGGCGGTAGAAGAGAAATTAAGCCAAGTGGAAAAGGAATACATCAGAAGTGCATCTAGGAGAGCAGAGCATTATGCGTGGATGAATAAATTCATGGACAGTGGGAGCGATATTGAACACGAGGCATTTCTTGTCTTGTGGTTATCAAGGTTTGTTTTTCCTCGCTCCTATTGTCTAATTGTCAAATCTGTGTTTCCTATTGCTGTACATCTAGCTAGGGGGACTAGAATTGCCCTTGCACCGGCTATTCTTGCTAGCCTTTATAGAGATTTAAGTTTGTTGAAAGAGAAGATTGTTGCCTTAACCAAGTTAGTCGGTTGTGAAGATGAATATAGTgcattaaaaatgattatacGTTCACCGTTTCAGTTCGTCCAGGTTTGGGCATGGGAGAGATTTGTAAAATTGAGACCAAATcctaatttgataaaaaacGGTGAGCCAAGATTTGCTCTTTGGCACAAATTAATGATCAGAGTTGAGAATGTGAGGACTGTTTTTGATTTATCCCAAGAGTGTTTTGATTGGCGTCCCTATGCCAAAACTCTAAATAACTGGAAGTTGCCTGTGTTTTATGGAGAAAAGGAAATGAGGGTATCGCTTGATACTCATTTGTCTCAAGAATTACAATCATTTGCCCGATGCTTGAGGTTTTCTGAGTTAGTTGGCATTGACTGTATAGAGCAGTACCTTCCGCATAGAGTAGCAATGCAATTTGGGATGGACCAAGACCTTCCAGCTTTTGTTCCGCGGGCAAATGATAGTCCTTATATAGGATGGTGTGTTTACAATAAGCCTATCAGTTATGCAGATTTGTATGTGCCATCCCGGCTTTATGAGGCTGGTGTTACCACCCAATATTTGGAGAGTTGGAAGCAATCACTTTTGGGTCTCCAAGGTGAAAATGATGATGCTTTGCCACAGAAAAGAATTCTAACAAGTTCTGAGACAGCACAAAAGAGAtcaaagaaattgaaacaaacaaagaaaaggaaattcGTTGCGAGGACCAAGATAACGCCAAGGAGATTGGATGGAACTAATGATTTGGATAATTCATTGGAGACTTCAAATCAGAAGAGGAGAAGTACCAATGCCACTAAAAGAGCGAAAAAATCAGTGTACACTACAGAAGACAAGAAGGAAGATAGTGATGCATATGCTTCTTCTGAGTTTCCTTTAAAAATGCTGCCACTGAAGCTAATATTAATGAAAGAAGCTGATAATTCCCCAGTTCCTCCTGGTTTTCCTCCCAAATCTAATTTAGTTCGATCAAGAGATTCAGCTAAGGAAAATAATCTAGCCATTACAGAATCAATGGTATCCAGCAAAAAACAGAATGATTTTCAGAATATGAAGATTAGTAAtggagaaaattcttcaagtcAATCCCAAACTTTTCCCTCCTTAATTGCAGATAAAGAGGCTGTTAAAATTACTGAGCCAGCAGAAAAGGTTATGCAGAATGAACCTGCTAATGGTGGATCAGAGAATGTTAGGGAAGATTTGACTGAGAGTGGAGAAATGTTTCTTCCTCGTGATATGTCAAAGAATGAGTGCAGCAACGGTGAAGGTAAGAACTTTGTTAGTATGGTACCTGATGAGCTCGAAGCTTGGGTTGGTAGGCTTGAGAGGATTGTTGCAGAACTAAAGGCAGCAAGATTTGGTCATAAAATGCCAGTCTGA